Proteins encoded together in one Bacteroidota bacterium window:
- a CDS encoding DUF5106 domain-containing protein, with amino-acid sequence MTLRILFSFILTVLISSSTFASKEGYSIKLKVTGIKDTVVQLGNYYGDKQYLKDSARVDSQGRFTFEGKEKLEGGIYLIILPGSRYFEIIIDSTQNFSLETDAVDYVKNMKIKGSAENILFYEYLNYITPRGKMVDSLKTIMTALEESGDKGAAEIKEKLIAIDKEVLSYKKNLQEKHPGTFVAKMFNAMGEIDIPEAPILENGAKDSTFAFRYYKQHYFDNIDFSDDRILRTPIYHNKLKKFIENMTVQIPDSIYKSADSVLGKAKASPELFKYTLWFITNTYERSNVMGMDAVFVYLAEKYYMTNQAFWVDEQQLEKISNRAITLKPLLLGKVTPNLVMKEMNNTVSSLHNVKARYTILYFWDPECGHCKKITPQVYEVYKKYKSQGVGAFAVCTEVDLEKMKSFVEEKELKWLNVYDPYNQTNFRKVYDIYSTPVLYLLDENKEIIAKKISVEQLEEMLEKKLNPKL; translated from the coding sequence ATGACATTACGGATATTGTTTTCATTTATACTTACTGTACTAATATCCTCCTCAACATTTGCTTCCAAGGAAGGATATTCAATTAAACTAAAAGTTACGGGCATAAAAGATACTGTGGTTCAGCTTGGGAATTATTATGGGGATAAACAATACCTTAAGGATTCGGCAAGAGTGGATTCCCAGGGAAGGTTTACATTTGAAGGGAAAGAAAAACTGGAAGGTGGAATTTACCTGATAATTTTACCTGGTAGCCGTTATTTTGAAATAATTATTGATTCAACACAAAATTTCAGCCTTGAGACCGATGCTGTTGATTATGTGAAAAACATGAAAATAAAGGGTTCAGCCGAAAACATCCTTTTTTATGAATACTTGAATTACATTACTCCCCGGGGTAAGATGGTTGATTCTCTTAAAACTATAATGACTGCTTTAGAGGAATCAGGTGACAAAGGGGCAGCCGAAATTAAAGAAAAACTAATTGCTATTGATAAGGAGGTTTTAAGTTACAAAAAGAATCTCCAGGAAAAACATCCAGGGACCTTTGTTGCAAAGATGTTTAATGCCATGGGAGAAATCGATATTCCTGAAGCACCAATTCTTGAAAACGGGGCTAAAGACTCCACCTTTGCTTTTAGGTACTACAAACAGCATTATTTTGATAATATTGATTTTTCTGATGATAGAATACTTCGCACTCCTATTTATCACAATAAACTCAAAAAGTTTATTGAAAACATGACAGTACAAATACCAGATTCCATATACAAATCAGCTGATTCAGTATTGGGAAAGGCTAAAGCAAGTCCTGAATTGTTTAAATATACACTTTGGTTTATAACCAATACCTATGAAAGATCGAATGTAATGGGAATGGATGCGGTATTTGTTTATCTTGCTGAGAAGTATTACATGACCAATCAAGCCTTTTGGGTAGATGAGCAACAACTTGAAAAAATATCAAACCGGGCTATTACTTTAAAGCCTTTGTTGCTTGGCAAAGTAACTCCAAATTTGGTGATGAAGGAAATGAACAATACAGTTTCTAGCCTGCACAATGTTAAAGCCAGGTATACTATATTGTATTTTTGGGATCCTGAGTGTGGGCATTGTAAAAAAATAACCCCCCAAGTTTATGAAGTATATAAAAAATACAAAAGCCAGGGTGTTGGAGCCTTTGCCGTTTGTACTGAAGTGGATTTAGAAAAAATGAAAAGTTTTGTTGAGGAAAAAGAACTTAAATGGCTTAATGTATATGACCCATACAACCAAACTAATTTCAGAAAAGTTTATGATATTTACAGTACTCCTGTTCTTTATTTATTAGATGAGAATAAAGAAATCATTGCGAAAAAAATAAGTGTTGAACAACTCGAAGAAATGCTTGAGAAAAAACTGAATCCAAAATTATGA
- a CDS encoding lysophospholipid acyltransferase family protein, which translates to MNAFIYFLLFPFIWLLSILPYPLLYLISDFLFFLVYHVMGYRKQVVRNNLLNSFPGLTEQKYIEVERKFYHHLCDVVVETIKLINISESNIKKRCAFSQQATELFNTLYDSNRDVIIVMGHFGNWEMAGVSMNCFFKYRVQTVYKPLKNKYFDQMVFNLRSRFGAVLVPMNLILKELFNKKEGLAVTAFIADQTPSPDNALWISFLNQDTPVYTGVEKIATKLNYPVVFASVRKLKRGFYEIDVNSICENPSTKKPGEITSLFMNALEAEIIKTPEFWLWSHKRWKHKKTITKTELQPMV; encoded by the coding sequence ATGAATGCATTTATTTATTTTTTGCTTTTCCCCTTTATATGGCTTCTTTCCATTCTGCCATACCCTTTACTTTATTTAATTTCAGATTTCCTTTTCTTTTTGGTGTACCATGTTATGGGCTACCGTAAACAAGTAGTTAGGAACAATTTATTAAATTCATTTCCAGGGTTAACAGAACAAAAATATATAGAAGTAGAAAGGAAATTCTACCATCATTTATGTGATGTGGTAGTGGAAACAATTAAATTGATTAACATCAGTGAAAGCAACATAAAAAAACGTTGCGCTTTTAGCCAACAAGCCACTGAATTATTTAATACTCTTTATGATTCTAATAGAGATGTAATTATTGTAATGGGGCATTTTGGTAATTGGGAAATGGCTGGTGTTAGCATGAATTGCTTCTTTAAGTATAGAGTTCAAACCGTGTACAAGCCGCTTAAAAACAAATATTTTGACCAAATGGTTTTTAATTTACGGTCCAGGTTTGGTGCTGTACTTGTGCCAATGAATTTAATCCTTAAAGAATTATTTAATAAAAAAGAAGGGCTTGCTGTAACCGCTTTTATAGCTGATCAAACCCCTTCACCTGACAATGCACTTTGGATTTCGTTTCTAAACCAGGATACACCTGTATATACAGGAGTTGAGAAAATTGCCACTAAGCTTAACTATCCTGTTGTGTTTGCAAGTGTTAGAAAACTTAAAAGAGGTTTTTATGAAATAGATGTAAATTCGATCTGTGAAAACCCCTCAACCAAAAAACCAGGAGAAATAACATCCTTGTTTATGAATGCGCTTGAAGCTGAAATTATAAAAACCCCTGAATTCTGGCTTTGGTCTCATAAAAGATGGAAGCATAAAAAAACGATAACAAAAACCGAACTACAACCAATGGTTTAA
- a CDS encoding quinone-dependent dihydroorotate dehydrogenase has translation MLYKNLIKPLLFLLEPETAHYLVSRSLKIIFTIPGVKSLVKNRFAIEDKKLEMKLFGITFPNPVGLAAGFDKDGKMFNELSCLGFGFIEIGTVTPRPQPGNPKPRLFRLPKDEALLNRMGFNNDGAEKAAERLRKKMPGIIIGGNIGKNKDTPNEQAVNDYLQCFETLYDYVDYFVVNVSSPNTPGLRALQDKGPLTEILLKVKKASDQKRQPKPILLKIAPDLTNEQLDDIIEIIKETKTDGVIATNTTIDRRNLKTNAVFVEQLGAGGLSGKPVKVRSTEVIRYLSEKSGSAFPIIGVGGIHDAQDALEKIKAGASLIQLYTGFIYEGPILIKKINQAILKSLES, from the coding sequence ATGCTATATAAAAATTTAATTAAACCACTGTTGTTCTTGCTTGAACCGGAAACAGCTCATTATTTAGTTTCCAGAAGCTTAAAAATAATATTTACTATTCCGGGTGTAAAATCACTGGTGAAAAACAGGTTTGCAATAGAGGATAAAAAACTTGAAATGAAACTCTTTGGAATAACTTTCCCAAATCCAGTTGGTCTTGCTGCAGGTTTTGACAAGGATGGCAAGATGTTTAATGAACTTTCATGTTTGGGTTTTGGTTTTATTGAAATAGGAACAGTAACTCCAAGGCCTCAACCGGGAAATCCCAAACCTAGATTATTCAGGCTGCCAAAGGATGAAGCCCTGCTAAATAGAATGGGATTTAACAATGACGGAGCTGAAAAAGCAGCAGAAAGACTTAGGAAAAAAATGCCAGGAATAATTATTGGCGGAAATATTGGTAAAAATAAAGATACTCCGAACGAACAGGCAGTAAATGATTACTTACAATGTTTTGAAACTCTTTATGATTATGTAGATTATTTTGTAGTGAATGTGAGTTCTCCCAATACCCCAGGTTTAAGAGCTCTTCAGGATAAAGGGCCCTTGACAGAAATATTACTAAAGGTAAAGAAAGCGAGTGATCAAAAAAGACAACCAAAACCTATTCTGCTAAAAATAGCTCCAGATTTAACCAATGAGCAATTGGATGATATAATCGAGATTATAAAAGAAACTAAAACCGATGGTGTAATTGCCACTAATACTACAATAGACAGAAGAAACCTTAAAACTAATGCTGTTTTTGTTGAACAATTGGGTGCCGGTGGCTTAAGCGGTAAGCCGGTAAAAGTTAGGTCAACTGAAGTAATAAGGTATCTTTCTGAAAAATCGGGTAGTGCTTTTCCTATAATTGGAGTTGGAGGAATTCATGATGCACAGGATGCCCTTGAAAAAATAAAAGCAGGAGCAAGCCTTATCCAGTTGTATACTGGATTTATCTATGAAGGGCCGATATTAATTAAAAAGATCAATCAGGCAATTTTAAAATCCTTAGAATCCTAA